In the Campylobacteraceae bacterium genome, one interval contains:
- the smpB gene encoding SsrA-binding protein SmpB, with translation MAKDKVKKILSFKNKKAWHDFNILETYEAGIELQGSEVKAIREGRVNLKDSHIRVVKNELFVFNMHITHLSTAHASYRPDERRERKLLLHRKEINKIHERVMKDGLTIVPLKLYFNKRNMLKMQIATAEGKKLYDKRNDLKERTLKRETQIALKDWK, from the coding sequence ATGGCAAAAGATAAAGTTAAAAAAATACTATCGTTTAAGAATAAAAAAGCCTGGCATGATTTTAATATTCTAGAAACATATGAAGCAGGAATTGAGCTTCAAGGTTCTGAAGTAAAAGCAATACGAGAAGGAAGAGTTAATTTAAAAGATTCTCATATTAGAGTAGTTAAAAATGAGCTTTTTGTTTTTAATATGCATATTACTCACTTAAGCACTGCTCATGCTTCTTATCGACCAGACGAACGTCGTGAACGAAAACTATTACTTCATAGAAAAGAGATTAATAAGATTCATGAAAGAGTTATGAAAGATGGTCTTACTATTGTGCCATTAAAACTCTACTTTAATAAACGAAATATGTTAAAAATGCAAATAGCTACGGCTGAGGGTAAAAAACTTTATGATAAAAGAAATGACCTAAAAGAGCGAACACTAAAAAGAGAAACACAAATAGCACTAAAAGATTGGAAATAG
- a CDS encoding 4-(cytidine 5'-diphospho)-2-C-methyl-D-erythritol kinase, translating into MQKKSYAKVNIFLKITGKRGNYHELASRFVRVKNLYDFISFIPAKNKTFTLEGNFGCETSQNTIYKAYFLLKERFSFLEEEFKTIKVKVEKNIPEFAGLGGGSSNCACFLNMCNEYFSLNLRKDELANIGSKIGADVAFFVYEYDSANVSGIGEVVEEYKEESLEIETYTPSISCNTVKIYQKYRADFYRAVSLEEKNKLMSMKSIDVLKIMDIKEANDLYQAAYTLYPSLKENEKNNWYFSGSGSTFFKVKNGKR; encoded by the coding sequence GTGCAAAAAAAATCCTATGCAAAAGTAAATATTTTTTTAAAAATTACAGGAAAAAGAGGAAACTATCATGAATTGGCTTCTCGTTTTGTACGAGTAAAGAATTTATATGATTTTATTTCTTTTATTCCTGCCAAAAATAAAACATTTACCTTGGAAGGGAATTTTGGCTGTGAAACTTCTCAAAATACCATTTACAAAGCTTACTTTCTCTTAAAAGAACGTTTTTCTTTTTTAGAAGAAGAATTTAAAACTATTAAGGTCAAAGTAGAAAAAAATATTCCAGAATTTGCTGGTTTAGGGGGAGGAAGCTCAAATTGTGCGTGTTTTTTAAATATGTGTAATGAGTATTTTTCTTTAAACTTAAGAAAAGATGAACTGGCTAACATTGGCTCTAAAATAGGGGCAGATGTTGCTTTTTTTGTTTATGAATATGACAGTGCAAATGTCAGTGGTATAGGTGAAGTTGTAGAAGAGTATAAAGAAGAATCTTTAGAGATAGAAACTTACACTCCTTCAATTTCTTGTAATACTGTAAAAATCTATCAAAAGTACAGGGCAGATTTTTATCGTGCAGTATCACTTGAAGAAAAAAATAAACTAATGTCTATGAAGTCAATAGATGTATTAAAAATTATGGATATAAAAGAAGCGAATGATTTATATCAAGCTGCATATACGCTTTATCCTTCTTTAAAAGAAAATGAAAAAAATAATTGGTACTTCTCAGGTTCTGGAAGTACTTTTTTTAAGGTTAAGAATGGCAAAAGATAA
- the truB gene encoding tRNA pseudouridine(55) synthase TruB, with the protein MQKRLYDKEPLNKLVVVKKPMFMSSNSYLNRIKRKYKNKKAGFSGTLDPFAKGCLIVAFGQYSKLFNYLEKTPKSYRTTIWLGASSESLDLENIHSNEECEIVSEALIKEEIKNLIGDITYFPPKYSAKKIDGKRAYDLARAGIDVKMKESTMTIVDTKFLSYSHPFLTFEATVSEGSYIRSLAQELLKKLDRVGTLSYLERLNEGKFFYDNEKDLNPLDYLDIPRNKYTGTKEWLDFGKKIALDYLEIKDEGKYLIVFDDFFSIIQIENKEVKYLLNKVLL; encoded by the coding sequence ATGCAAAAACGACTTTATGATAAAGAACCTTTGAACAAATTAGTGGTAGTTAAAAAACCTATGTTTATGTCTTCTAATTCTTATTTGAATAGAATTAAGAGAAAATATAAGAATAAAAAAGCAGGTTTTTCTGGAACATTAGATCCTTTTGCAAAAGGGTGTTTGATTGTTGCTTTTGGGCAATATTCTAAACTTTTTAATTATTTGGAAAAAACACCTAAATCGTATCGTACTACTATTTGGTTAGGGGCAAGCTCTGAATCTTTGGATTTAGAGAATATTCACTCAAATGAAGAATGTGAAATAGTAAGTGAAGCGTTAATAAAAGAAGAAATCAAAAACTTAATAGGTGATATTACTTATTTTCCTCCTAAATACTCGGCTAAAAAAATAGATGGGAAACGTGCTTATGATTTAGCACGTGCAGGAATTGATGTTAAAATGAAAGAATCAACTATGACTATTGTTGATACTAAATTTTTATCTTATTCTCATCCTTTTCTTACTTTTGAAGCAACAGTATCCGAAGGTTCATATATTCGTTCTCTTGCACAAGAATTATTAAAAAAGCTTGATCGTGTAGGAACGTTATCTTATTTAGAGAGATTAAATGAAGGGAAGTTTTTTTATGATAATGAAAAAGATTTAAATCCTTTGGATTATTTGGATATCCCAAGAAATAAATATACGGGGACTAAAGAATGGTTAGACTTTGGTAAAAAAATAGCTCTTGATTATTTGGAAATAAAAGATGAAGGTAAATACTTGATTGTTTTTGATGACTTTTTTAGTATAATTCAAATAGAAAACAAAGAAGTTAAATATTTGTTAAATAAGGTTTTATTATAG
- a CDS encoding UvrD-helicase domain-containing protein: MSENFLATLNESQQKASQHIDGPLLILAGAGSGKTKTITTRLAYLISIGIDPSSILTLTFTNKSAKEMRERAFSLIDPNLINTPPLLCTFHKFGLLFLKLHMQVLDRKNNFIIIDTDDKKRILRSIDKEITTALMANEISKYKNSILSPFEVKQSAQLKLYTQIADIYEKYEAYLLKNNLVDFDDLLLLPYKIMDKNKELAKEVSAKYQYIMVDEYQDTNELQYKLLRALCCTHNNLCVVGDDDQSIYGWRGATIKNILNFTEHFKDTVVIKLEENYRSTDTILNHANQLIEHNRNRLGKNLRGTRHKGDSVKLYESHDENEETRKLVDDIKKLLLAGECASDIAILFRVNALSRSLEEGFNKAGLPYKLVGGMKFYERAEIKDLIAYFRILTNPTDNFSFKRIVNKPKRGIGKTTIDKLDARSIQDKKPIFKLIDDLSPEELILLVGKKNSRTLKVFIASVLDLKDVLEESKMRFLDAFEEIFDYRSSYDNAPDGMDRQANIDEFSGFIRDYFMQNPHLNLEDFLNEISLESEQDKLFNEAVSMMSIHASKGLEYKHLFVIGLEEGFFPLIGDGSNLEEERRLGYVAFTRAMDTLTLSFVHSRFYKGKRAMLTKSRFLSESGLIKGSLKIERRSDFRKGDMVTHKIFGMGRVEKSNKVGKEYKLTINFGGSKRDILSSFVEKK, encoded by the coding sequence ATGTCAGAAAATTTTTTAGCTACTTTAAATGAATCTCAACAAAAAGCCTCACAGCATATTGATGGACCTTTGCTTATTTTAGCAGGTGCAGGTTCTGGTAAAACAAAAACAATAACCACAAGACTGGCTTATTTAATTTCTATTGGAATTGATCCTAGCTCTATTTTAACCCTGACATTTACAAATAAATCAGCAAAAGAAATGAGAGAACGTGCTTTTTCTTTGATTGACCCAAATCTTATTAATACTCCTCCTTTATTATGTACTTTTCATAAATTTGGTTTGTTATTTTTAAAACTGCATATGCAAGTATTGGATAGAAAAAATAATTTTATTATTATTGATACAGACGATAAAAAAAGAATTTTAAGAAGTATTGATAAAGAAATAACGACTGCTTTAATGGCAAATGAAATTTCAAAATATAAAAACAGTATTTTATCTCCCTTTGAAGTAAAACAAAGTGCACAACTAAAACTTTATACTCAAATCGCAGATATTTATGAAAAATATGAAGCATATTTATTAAAAAATAATCTAGTTGATTTTGATGATTTATTATTATTGCCTTATAAAATTATGGATAAAAATAAAGAACTAGCAAAAGAAGTATCTGCAAAATATCAATATATCATGGTTGATGAGTATCAAGATACAAATGAATTACAATACAAGTTATTACGTGCTTTATGTTGTACTCATAATAACCTTTGTGTAGTTGGTGATGATGATCAAAGTATTTACGGCTGGAGAGGTGCAACGATTAAAAATATTTTAAATTTTACGGAACACTTTAAAGATACAGTAGTTATAAAACTTGAAGAAAATTATCGCTCAACAGATACTATTTTAAATCATGCCAATCAGTTAATTGAACATAACAGAAACAGATTAGGTAAAAATTTAAGAGGAACACGACATAAAGGAGATTCAGTTAAACTTTATGAATCTCATGATGAAAATGAAGAAACAAGAAAATTAGTTGATGATATAAAAAAACTCCTATTAGCAGGTGAGTGTGCCAGTGATATTGCAATTTTATTTAGAGTGAATGCGCTTTCACGATCGCTTGAAGAAGGGTTTAATAAAGCAGGACTTCCTTATAAATTAGTTGGTGGAATGAAGTTTTATGAAAGAGCTGAGATTAAAGATTTAATCGCTTATTTTAGAATACTTACCAATCCAACTGATAATTTTTCTTTTAAACGAATAGTAAATAAACCAAAACGTGGAATAGGAAAAACAACAATAGATAAACTAGACGCCAGATCAATTCAAGATAAAAAACCAATTTTTAAACTTATTGATGATTTAAGCCCAGAAGAATTAATTCTGCTGGTTGGAAAAAAGAACAGCCGTACTTTAAAAGTATTTATTGCTTCAGTTTTGGATTTAAAAGATGTATTAGAAGAATCTAAAATGAGATTTTTAGACGCTTTTGAAGAGATATTTGATTACCGTTCATCTTATGATAATGCTCCAGATGGTATGGATAGACAGGCAAATATTGATGAATTTTCAGGTTTTATTAGAGATTATTTTATGCAAAATCCACATTTAAATTTAGAAGATTTTTTAAATGAAATTTCTTTAGAATCGGAACAAGATAAACTTTTTAATGAAGCAGTTTCAATGATGAGTATTCATGCTTCAAAAGGTTTAGAATACAAACATCTTTTTGTAATAGGGCTTGAAGAAGGATTTTTTCCTCTTATTGGGGATGGAAGTAATCTTGAAGAAGAAAGACGCTTAGGATATGTTGCATTTACAAGAGCAATGGATACTTTGACTTTGTCTTTTGTTCACTCTCGATTTTATAAAGGTAAACGTGCAATGCTTACAAAATCGAGGTTCTTAAGTGAATCTGGCTTGATAAAAGGCTCATTAAAAATTGAGAGACGCTCGGATTTTAGAAAAGGCGATATGGTTACTCATAAAATATTTGGAATGGGTAGGGTGGAGAAGAGTAATAAAGTTGGTAAAGAGTATAAGTTGACGATTAACTTTGGTGGAAGCAAGAGAGACATACTTTCCTCTTTCGTAGAAAAAAAATAG
- a CDS encoding amidophosphoribosyltransferase, whose translation MCAIVGIYGNENAARMASLALFSMQHRGQEASGISSSNNNKIKTYKKRGLVSEVFKEDTLALLEGSMAIGHNRYSTAGGDTLDDTQPIFARYKLGEISIVHNGNLINKDEVRQELIDDGAIFQSGLDSENLVHLIAKSSKDKLRDRIKEALEKTIGAFCFIIQSRSKQFVIRDRYGIRPLSLGKIKTGGYIVSSETCAFELVDAEFIRDINPGEMLIFAEGKEPESLQIFEPEFRPCAFEYVYFARPDSVIDGKTVYSTREKMGKTLALNDKNNQIKVDMVVPVPDSGVPAALGYADESGIPFKYGIIRNHYVGRTFIEPTQEMRALKVKMKLSPMRSLIEGKSLLVIDDSIVRGTTSKRIVRMLKEAGAKEVHFRVASPEIKFPCFYGIDTPNKDELISAGMTKDEVCAYIGADTLEYLSIKDLTNAIGDRNYGLESFDGDYFVKK comes from the coding sequence ATGTGCGCAATAGTTGGAATTTACGGAAATGAAAATGCAGCAAGAATGGCTTCTTTAGCTTTGTTTTCAATGCAACACAGAGGTCAAGAGGCAAGTGGTATTTCTTCTTCAAACAATAATAAAATTAAAACCTACAAAAAAAGAGGTTTGGTATCTGAAGTTTTTAAAGAAGATACCCTTGCTTTATTAGAAGGTTCTATGGCAATTGGTCATAATAGGTATTCAACTGCTGGTGGGGATACACTAGATGATACTCAACCTATTTTCGCAAGATATAAATTGGGTGAAATCTCTATAGTTCATAATGGTAATTTAATTAATAAAGATGAAGTACGGCAAGAGTTAATTGATGATGGAGCTATTTTCCAATCTGGGCTTGATTCTGAAAACTTAGTGCATTTAATTGCAAAATCTTCAAAAGATAAATTAAGAGACAGAATTAAAGAAGCTTTAGAAAAAACTATTGGTGCATTTTGTTTTATTATACAATCTCGTTCAAAACAGTTTGTTATTAGAGACAGATACGGTATTAGACCCTTGTCTTTAGGAAAAATAAAAACAGGTGGTTATATTGTATCTTCAGAAACCTGTGCTTTTGAATTAGTAGATGCTGAGTTTATTAGAGATATAAATCCAGGTGAAATGTTGATTTTTGCAGAAGGAAAAGAACCTGAGTCACTTCAAATATTTGAACCTGAATTTAGACCTTGTGCTTTTGAATACGTATATTTTGCACGACCTGATTCTGTAATTGACGGAAAAACAGTTTATTCTACCAGAGAAAAAATGGGTAAAACTTTAGCTTTAAATGATAAAAACAATCAAATTAAAGTAGATATGGTTGTACCTGTTCCTGATTCAGGTGTTCCAGCAGCACTAGGTTATGCGGATGAAAGTGGTATTCCTTTTAAATATGGGATTATCAGAAATCATTATGTTGGACGTACTTTTATTGAACCTACTCAAGAAATGAGAGCGTTAAAAGTAAAAATGAAACTTTCCCCAATGAGATCATTAATAGAAGGGAAGTCTTTATTAGTTATTGATGATTCAATTGTCCGAGGAACTACTTCAAAAAGAATAGTAAGAATGTTAAAAGAAGCAGGGGCTAAAGAAGTACATTTTAGAGTAGCAAGTCCTGAAATAAAATTTCCTTGTTTTTATGGAATTGATACACCTAATAAAGATGAACTTATTTCTGCTGGTATGACAAAAGATGAAGTTTGTGCATATATTGGTGCTGATACGTTGGAGTATTTATCTATTAAAGACTTGACCAATGCTATTGGGGATAGAAATTATGGATTGGAAAGTTTTGATGGAGATTATTTCGTAAAAAAATAG
- a CDS encoding 4-hydroxy-tetrahydrodipicolinate reductase codes for MINIGILGSTGRVGSLLIDDLSTDKEAKVSACYVQNKLDKTVPEGTVITNDMKTLCESSDIIIDFSKPEATEDLLTQIVENGLRKPLVIATTGFSKHQQNLLLEASKLVPVLYASNMSLGVAVLNKLVSLASKSLGDFDIEVVEQHHRYKVDSPSGTALTLAHSAANARGLDLDKVRVSGRDGDIGVRTKDEIGVMSLRGGDIVGRHTVGLYNDGEFIELHHTATTRNTFSKGAIKAAKWLITQEAGLYSINDCLGL; via the coding sequence ATGATAAACATAGGAATCTTAGGAAGTACAGGACGTGTTGGCTCTTTATTAATTGATGATTTATCTACTGATAAAGAAGCAAAAGTTTCGGCTTGTTATGTTCAAAATAAATTAGATAAAACAGTGCCAGAAGGTACTGTTATTACAAATGATATGAAGACTTTATGCGAAAGTTCTGATATTATTATTGATTTTTCAAAACCAGAAGCTACCGAAGACTTGTTAACACAAATTGTAGAGAATGGTCTTAGAAAACCTTTGGTTATTGCAACAACTGGTTTTTCCAAACATCAGCAAAATCTTTTATTAGAAGCCAGCAAACTTGTACCTGTTTTATATGCTTCAAATATGAGTTTGGGAGTGGCTGTTTTAAATAAATTAGTGTCTCTTGCTTCTAAATCTTTGGGCGATTTTGATATTGAAGTAGTGGAACAACATCACAGATATAAAGTAGATTCTCCTTCTGGAACTGCTTTAACACTTGCTCATTCAGCAGCTAATGCTAGAGGTTTAGACCTAGATAAGGTTAGAGTTTCTGGACGTGATGGAGATATTGGCGTACGTACAAAAGATGAGATTGGCGTTATGAGTTTAAGAGGTGGTGATATAGTTGGGCGTCATACTGTTGGATTATATAATGATGGAGAATTTATTGAATTACATCATACAGCAACTACTAGAAATACCTTTTCAAAAGGTGCTATAAAAGCTGCTAAATGGTTGATTACACAAGAAGCAGGATTATATTCAATTAATGATTGTCTTGGACTATAA
- the trxB gene encoding thioredoxin-disulfide reductase, whose product MLDLAIIGGGPAGLTAGLYATRGGLDNVTMFELGLPGGQIITSSEIENYPGQKEVVTGMALMEEWPEQCKQFGLKHEMNEVTKVTKEGDIFTITTADKKTQEARAVLLATGSVPRRAGFKGEDALFGKGVSTCATCDGFFYKGKEVAVIGGGDTAIEEAIYLAKMCKKVYLVHRRDTYRAAPSTIAHMKALENLEEVTNHDIEEVYGDAMGVVGLKVKSKITGEIRDLPTPGVFVFVGRDVLNTSLKQDDGTFLCATNKAGEIVVDLGMRTNVPGLYAAGDVRIEASKQVVCAAGDGSTAAINIIEYLG is encoded by the coding sequence ATGTTAGATTTAGCAATTATCGGAGGAGGACCTGCAGGACTTACTGCAGGACTTTATGCAACTAGAGGTGGATTAGACAATGTAACAATGTTTGAACTTGGACTTCCTGGTGGACAAATTATTACTTCATCAGAAATTGAAAATTATCCAGGACAAAAAGAAGTTGTTACAGGAATGGCACTAATGGAAGAATGGCCCGAACAATGTAAACAATTTGGTTTAAAACATGAAATGAATGAAGTTACAAAAGTTACTAAAGAAGGTGATATATTTACTATTACTACAGCAGATAAAAAAACACAAGAAGCAAGAGCTGTATTATTAGCAACAGGTTCTGTTCCTAGACGTGCTGGTTTTAAAGGCGAAGATGCTTTATTTGGAAAAGGTGTATCTACTTGTGCTACTTGTGATGGTTTTTTCTATAAAGGAAAAGAAGTAGCTGTAATTGGGGGTGGAGATACTGCTATTGAAGAAGCAATTTATTTAGCAAAAATGTGTAAAAAAGTATATTTAGTACACAGACGTGATACGTATAGAGCAGCTCCCAGTACTATTGCTCATATGAAAGCATTAGAAAACTTAGAAGAAGTTACAAACCATGATATTGAAGAAGTATATGGAGACGCTATGGGTGTTGTAGGTTTAAAAGTTAAATCTAAAATCACAGGTGAAATCAGAGATCTTCCAACCCCAGGTGTTTTTGTTTTTGTAGGACGGGATGTATTAAATACTTCTTTAAAACAAGATGATGGAACTTTTTTATGTGCTACAAATAAAGCAGGTGAAATTGTTGTTGATTTAGGAATGAGAACAAATGTTCCTGGTTTATATGCAGCAGGAGATGTTCGAATTGAAGCATCTAAACAAGTTGTTTGTGCAGCTGGAGATGGTTCAACAGCAGCCATTAATATTATTGAATATTTAGGATAA
- a CDS encoding response regulator transcription factor, with protein MKILVLEDNVRLAKLIKQALKKEAYEVDNFYNGEDALGSIGNGYSCFILDINVPGMDGISVLEYIRINHKHIPCMIISSNHDLDHIRRSYEYGCDDYIKKPFFIFELIQKVNKLCVNTKSVLVLNEEYKYDYSKKVLFHNKEEVELTKKEILFLELFASNLHHIATYSEIEEYVWEGESTNLTNIRALIKRLRKKIPYESITIVKGYGYSLNKSVEIV; from the coding sequence TTGAAAATACTAGTATTAGAAGACAATGTACGTTTGGCAAAGTTAATTAAACAGGCTTTGAAAAAAGAAGCTTATGAAGTAGATAACTTTTACAATGGAGAAGATGCCCTAGGTTCAATTGGAAATGGTTATTCGTGTTTTATTTTAGATATAAATGTTCCTGGAATGGATGGTATTTCTGTTTTAGAATATATTAGAATTAATCATAAACATATTCCTTGCATGATTATTTCTTCTAATCATGATTTAGATCATATACGTAGATCTTATGAATATGGCTGCGATGATTATATTAAAAAACCCTTTTTTATCTTTGAGCTTATTCAAAAAGTTAATAAATTATGTGTAAATACAAAAAGTGTTCTTGTTTTAAATGAAGAGTATAAATACGATTATTCAAAAAAAGTTTTATTTCACAATAAAGAAGAAGTAGAATTAACCAAAAAAGAAATACTTTTTCTGGAATTATTTGCTAGTAATTTACATCATATAGCTACCTACAGTGAAATTGAAGAGTATGTCTGGGAAGGCGAAAGTACCAACTTAACAAATATAAGAGCACTTATCAAGAGGCTTAGAAAAAAAATCCCCTATGAGAGTATTACTATTGTAAAAGGTTATGGTTATTCTTTAAATAAAAGCGTTGAAATTGTATAG
- the alaS gene encoding alanine--tRNA ligase: MDIRKEFLDYFENKGHKVISSMPLAPNDPTLMFVNAGMVQFKDIFTGAVPRPENPRATSCQLCLRAGGKHNDLENVGYTARHHTLFEMLGNFSFGDYFKEEAIKNAWEFITINLELPIEKLWVTVHDSDDEAYDLWKKHISEDRIIKFGDKDNFWSMGDTGACGPCSEIFYDQGEEHFNGPEDKMGGEGDRFLEIWNLVFMQYERSKDGTLTPLPKPSIDTGMGLERVIAIKEGVLNNFDSSNFLPLINKLEELVGKKTTKKTIASYRVIADHLRASAFMLSQGILFDKEGKGYVLRRILRRAVRHGYLLGFRKPYMADLYDTLANILGDHYTELKENAAYVKEQLTLEEARFFKTIDLGMTLFNAELKNTKDVFSGEVSFKLYDTYGFPLDLTQDMLRDDSIKVDIEKFDSLMSAQKIKAKASWKGAVDSSSSGDFKALLEKYGENEFVGYDKISNETKILAILDENYKEVSVLTKGQIAYVLLEKTPFYATSGGQNGDIGFLKNKEVLAEVLSTSKYFGLNLSKILVKAENLKQGQTINASVINRNEVEKHHSATHLLQSALKTVLGKTVSQAGSLNDAVRLRFDFTYPKAMSSSELNEVENLVNTMIADAISGNIEELPIEEAKNKGAIAMFGEKYGKSVRVVSFEDASVEFCGGTHVNNTAEIGSFYIVKESGVSAGVRRIEAVCSLAAVKYAKNIISKMNEVQKEVKNIDVLQGITKLKDQIKALKTEVNEALSAGASPLKEELVGDVKVVVDIVTTGDIKKIVDDLKNANDKLAVLLIQAKGDKVMLVAGSKNTSIKAGDWIKLIAPIVGGGGGGRPDFAQAGGKDVSKIEEAKIAALAYAKEKL; encoded by the coding sequence ATGGATATTAGAAAAGAGTTTTTAGATTATTTTGAAAATAAAGGACACAAGGTTATTTCTTCTATGCCTTTGGCCCCAAATGATCCGACATTAATGTTTGTTAATGCTGGTATGGTTCAATTTAAAGATATTTTTACAGGCGCTGTTCCAAGACCTGAAAATCCGAGAGCTACTTCATGTCAACTGTGTTTACGAGCGGGTGGAAAACACAATGATTTAGAAAATGTTGGTTATACAGCAAGACATCATACACTTTTTGAAATGCTTGGAAATTTTTCTTTTGGAGATTATTTTAAAGAAGAAGCAATAAAAAATGCTTGGGAATTTATTACCATTAATTTAGAACTGCCTATTGAAAAACTATGGGTTACTGTTCATGACAGTGATGATGAAGCCTATGACTTATGGAAAAAACACATAAGTGAAGATAGAATTATTAAATTTGGAGATAAAGACAATTTCTGGTCTATGGGAGATACGGGTGCCTGTGGTCCATGTTCTGAAATCTTTTATGACCAAGGAGAAGAACATTTCAACGGCCCAGAAGATAAAATGGGTGGTGAAGGTGATAGATTCTTAGAAATTTGGAACTTAGTATTTATGCAATACGAAAGAAGCAAAGACGGAACATTAACGCCTCTACCAAAACCTTCTATTGATACAGGTATGGGATTAGAGAGAGTTATTGCTATTAAAGAAGGTGTATTAAATAATTTTGATTCATCAAACTTTTTGCCTTTAATTAACAAACTAGAAGAACTTGTAGGTAAAAAAACCACCAAAAAAACCATTGCTTCATACAGAGTAATAGCAGATCATTTAAGAGCAAGTGCTTTTATGTTATCTCAAGGAATACTTTTTGATAAAGAAGGAAAAGGGTATGTTTTAAGAAGAATTTTAAGACGTGCTGTAAGACATGGTTATTTACTTGGTTTTAGAAAACCATATATGGCAGACCTATATGATACATTAGCAAATATTTTAGGCGATCACTATACAGAGCTTAAAGAAAATGCTGCTTATGTAAAAGAACAACTTACGCTAGAAGAAGCAAGATTCTTTAAAACAATTGATTTGGGTATGACTTTATTTAATGCCGAACTTAAAAATACGAAAGATGTTTTTTCAGGAGAAGTATCTTTTAAACTTTACGATACTTATGGTTTTCCCCTAGACCTTACACAAGATATGTTAAGAGATGATTCTATAAAAGTAGACATAGAAAAATTTGACAGCTTAATGAGTGCACAAAAAATAAAAGCAAAAGCTTCTTGGAAGGGTGCTGTTGATTCTTCTTCAAGTGGAGATTTTAAAGCTTTATTAGAAAAGTATGGAGAAAATGAATTTGTTGGTTATGACAAAATTTCAAATGAAACAAAAATTCTTGCAATTTTAGATGAAAACTATAAAGAAGTATCTGTTTTAACAAAAGGACAAATAGCTTATGTTCTTTTAGAAAAAACACCATTTTATGCTACTTCTGGGGGACAAAATGGAGACATCGGTTTCTTGAAAAATAAAGAAGTATTAGCAGAAGTATTAAGTACTTCTAAATATTTCGGACTTAATTTATCTAAAATTCTTGTAAAAGCTGAAAATCTTAAACAAGGTCAAACAATAAATGCAAGTGTAATAAACAGAAATGAAGTTGAAAAACATCACAGTGCTACTCACCTTTTACAAAGTGCCCTAAAAACAGTTCTTGGAAAAACGGTTTCGCAAGCGGGTTCTTTAAATGATGCAGTTCGTTTAAGATTTGACTTTACCTACCCAAAAGCCATGAGCAGTTCTGAACTAAATGAAGTTGAAAACTTAGTAAATACTATGATTGCAGATGCTATTTCAGGAAATATTGAAGAATTACCTATAGAAGAAGCCAAAAACAAAGGTGCTATTGCTATGTTTGGTGAAAAATATGGGAAAAGTGTAAGAGTGGTTTCTTTTGAAGATGCCTCTGTTGAGTTTTGTGGGGGTACGCATGTAAACAATACAGCTGAGATTGGTTCTTTTTATATTGTTAAAGAATCAGGTGTTAGTGCGGGGGTACGGCGTATAGAAGCCGTATGTTCATTAGCAGCTGTTAAATATGCAAAAAACATTATTTCCAAAATGAATGAAGTACAAAAAGAAGTAAAAAACATTGATGTTCTTCAAGGAATAACAAAATTAAAAGATCAAATAAAAGCACTTAAAACAGAAGTAAATGAAGCCTTAAGCGCAGGTGCATCACCCTTAAAAGAAGAACTTGTTGGAGATGTTAAAGTTGTTGTAGATATTGTTACAACAGGTGATATTAAAAAAATAGTAGATGATTTAAAAAATGCCAATGATAAACTTGCTGTTCTTTTAATTCAAGCAAAAGGGGATAAAGTAATGTTGGTTGCTGGAAGTAAAAATACTTCTATTAAAGCAGGCGATTGGATTAAACTTATTGCTCCTATTGTTGGTGGTGGTGGCGGTGGTCGTCCTGATTTTGCACAAGCAGGTGGAAAAGATGTTAGTAAAATAGAAGAAGCAAAAATTGCTGCTTTAGCCTATGCAAAAGAAAAACTTTAG